Proteins encoded by one window of Melospiza georgiana isolate bMelGeo1 chromosome 18, bMelGeo1.pri, whole genome shotgun sequence:
- the AACS gene encoding acetoacetyl-CoA synthetase: protein MSREPEIMESQVMWEPDTKRNTHMDRFRAAVASSCGLRLANYDELYQWSVESYSDFWAEFWKFSNIICSRLYDEVVDTSKSIAEIPEWFKGSRLNYAENLLKHKDNDKIALYAAREGKEEILKVTFEELRQAVALYAAAMRKMGVKVGDRVVGYLPNSIHAVEAMLAAASIGAIWSSTSPDFGINGVLDRFSQIQPKLIFSVEAVIYNGKEHNHLEKLLRVVKGLPDLKKVVVIPYVSSRETIDISKIPNSVFLEDFLATGKGDQAPQLEFEQLPFSHPLFIMYSSGTTGAPKCMVHSAGGTLIQHLKEHILHGNMSSSDVIMYYTTTGWMMWNWLVSALATGASVVLYDGSPLVPSPNVLWDLTDRLGITILGTGAKWLAVLEEKNLKPCETHNLQTLHTILSTGSPLKSQSYEYVYKHIKSSVLLGSISGGTDIISCFMGHNVTVPVYKGEIQARNLGMAVEAWNDEGKPVWGESGELVCTKPIPCQPTHFWNDENGSKYRKAYFSKFPGVWAHGDYCKINPKTGGIVMLGRSDGTLNPNGVRFGSSEIYNIVEAFEEVSDSLCVPQYNKDGEERVILFLKMASSHAFSCSLVRRIQDAIRAALSARHVPSLILETKGIPYTVNGKKVEVAVKQIIAGKEVEQRGAFSNPEALDLYQNIPELQDY, encoded by the exons ATGTCCCGGGAGCCCGAGATCATGGAGTCGCAGGTGATGTGGGAGCCCGACACGAAGCGCAACACCCACATGGACCGGTTCCGCGCCGCCGTGGCTAGCAGCTGTGGGCTCCGCCTGG CCAACTATGATGAATTATACCAGTGGTCAGTGGAGTCCTACTCAGACTTCTGGGCAGAATTCTGGAAGTTCAGTAACATCATCTGCTCTCGCCTCTACGATGAG GTGGTGGATACATCCAAAAGCATCGCAGAGATCCCCGAGTGGTTCAAGGGCAGCCGCCTGAACTATGCAGAGAATCTGCTGAAGCACAAGGACAATGACAAGATTGCACTGTATGCAGCAA GGGAAGGCAAAGAAGAAATCCTCAAAGTTACTTTTGAAGAACTGAGACAAGCTGTAGCTTTGTATGCTGCAGCCATGAGGAAGATGGGAGTAAAAGTAGGAGACAGAGTTGTGG GTTACTTGCCCAACAGCATCCACGCAGTGGAGGCAATGCTGGCAGCCGCGAGCATCGGTGCCATCTGGAGCTCCACCTCCCCAGACTTTGGCATTAAC GGTGTGCTGGACAGATTTTCCCAAATTCAGCCCAAGCTCATCTTCTCTGTTGAAGCTGTCATATACAATGGCAAAGAGCACAACCACTTGGAAAAGCTGCTGAGGGTGGTAAAAG GGCTTCCAGACCTAAAGAAAGTGGTGGTGATTCCATATGTGTCCTCAAGAGAAACCATAGATATTTCTAAGATTCCAAACAG TGTCTTTTTAGAAGACTTCCTTGCCACTGGGAAAGGAGACCAGGCTCCCCAGCTGGAGTTTGAGCAGCTGCCTTTCAGCCATCCTCTGTTCATCATGTATTCCTCAGGCACCACAGGGGCACCAAAGTGCATGGTTCACTCAGCAGGG GGTACCCTCATCCAGCACCTGAAGGAGCACATTCTTCATGGCAACATGAGCAGCAGTGATGTGATTATGTACTACACAACG ACTGGCTGGATGATGTGGAACTGGCTGGTGTCTGCCCTTGCTACAGGAGCTTCAGTGGTGCTGTATGATGGATCTCCTCTAGTTCCTTCCCCAAACGTGCTCTGGGACCTGACTGACAGACTGGG GATCACCATCCTTGGAACGGGTGCAAAGTGGCTGGCTGTGCtagaagagaaaaatttaaaaccat GTGAAACACACAATCTGCAAACACTCCACACTATCCTGTCTACAGGATCACCTCTCAAATCTCAAAGCTATGAGTATGTCTACAAACACATAAAGAGCAGTGTCCTCCTGGGATCCATTTCAG GTGGAACAGATATAATTTCATGTTTCATGGGTCACAATGTTACAGTTCCTGTTTACAAAGGAGAAATTCAGGCCAGAAATCTTGGCATGGCAGTGGAAGCATGGAATGATGAAG gAAAGCCAGTTTGGGGTGAAAGTGGAGAGCTGGTTTGCACCAAGCCCAtcccctgccagcccacacacttcTGGAACGATGAGAATGGCAGCAAATACAGAAAAGCTTATTTTTCCAAATTCCCAG GTGTCTGGGCCCATGGTGATTACTGCAAAATTAACCCCAAGACTGGAGGAATTGTCATGCTGGGCCGCAG tGATGGTACATTAAATCCAAATGGCGTAAGATTTGGAAGTTCTGAAATCTACAACATAG TGGAAGCCTTCGAGGAGGTGTCTGACAGCCTGTGTGTGCCCCAGTACAACAAGGACGGCGAGGAGAGGGTGATCCTGTTCCTGAAGATGGCCTCCAGCCACGccttcagctgcagcctggTGCGGCGCATCCAGGACGCCATCCGCGCCGCGCTCTCCGCCCGCCACGTCCCCAGCCTCATCCTGGAAACCAAAGGCATCCCG